The Pelosinus sp. IPA-1 genomic interval TTCAACATCATGAAAGAATGGATGGTTCAGGATACCCTTATGGGTGTAGCGACACAGAGGTCACTATGTTAGCTAGAATTATTGCTGTAGCTGACGTATATGACGCTCTTATTAGTAATCGTTACTACAAAAAGAGCGTTTCACCACAAGAAGCAATAGAAATAATGATGTTTCAGATGTCCGGGCAATTAGATACTCGTGTTTTGGCCTGTTTAATAGAGCATGTTAAAAAATTTGATGTAGGAGGTAAAAGGTCCGTTCTACATAACTTAGCAATGTAAAAAAGTGCAGCACATAGGGAGTCAATTTACTTGTAAGGAGAGGATTTTTGTGCTTAAACCACTGAAAATTTTGATTAGTGATGATTCATTATTATTGCGAAAAAAATTAAGAGCAGAATTAGAAAAACTAAGTTGCCAAGTTTTTGAAGCGAAAGATGGACAAGAAGTGATTGAAGCGTATGTAAAATTTTGTCCTGATGGAGTATTTATGGATATTGTTATGCCAAAAGTTAGCGGTTTAGATGCTTTGAAAAAAATTAAAGAAATAGATAGTAAGGCAAGGGTTATTATGCTCTCTTCGACAGGTACTGCCACTAAATTGCTAGAGGCTCTGAAGCTAGGTGCAATCGATTTTATTCAAAAACCATACAATAGCAATCAAATCGTGAAAGCAGTAAATGACATCATTCGAAAGGAGCGCTAAATGTTTAGTCAATTTTTTGCTCAATATATATTAAACCAAGGGCTGCTTACCACGACCCAAGTACAGGAAGCTCTTGAAAGTAGAAGGACAGTACAAGTAAAGTTAGGTGTATTGGCCATTAATCAAGGATTTTTAAATGCTACACAAGTAGAGGAGATTTACAGGTTACAGCATACTGTTGACAAACGATTTGGTGAGATAGCCTTAGATGAAGGCTATCTCTCAGAAGAGCAACTTATGATTCTTTTAGATACCCAAGAAAATAGTCATCTTAATTTTGGTCAGACAGTAGTTGATAAAGGCTTTATGACTTTAGAACAACTCGAGCACGTTTTAGACGGTTACAAGAAAGAAAGCAATTTAGGCCAGCAGTCTGATGTATCAATTCTTAAAGACCGTATTCGTACTCAATTAAACTTCTCACAAGAAGACGAAAATGTAGAATTGTATTATGATTATATTTCACTTTTTCTTCGGGCTATGGTTCGTTTTTTGGACACGAGTCCTTTTCTT includes:
- a CDS encoding response regulator, giving the protein MLKPLKILISDDSLLLRKKLRAELEKLSCQVFEAKDGQEVIEAYVKFCPDGVFMDIVMPKVSGLDALKKIKEIDSKARVIMLSSTGTATKLLEALKLGAIDFIQKPYNSNQIVKAVNDIIRKER